From the Prochlorococcus sp. MIT 1223 genome, the window CTTATTAGCAATTGAAATTACTTCATCAAAACCTACTTGATCTAAAAGATAAACAGCTACGGTATTTAAGGAATACTTAAATGAATCAGACAGTGATACTTCTCCAAGATATTCGTTGTCGAAGTTTTTAGGGCAATAATCATCCCAGCACTTAGGCTCGTCTTCAACAATGTCATTGGGCTTGTAGCCTTTATTTAATGCGGCTGCATAGGTGATAATCTTAAATGTTGAACCAGGTGATCGCAATGCCTGAGTGGCTCGGTTGAATTCATTAGATTCAAAATCTTTGCCGCCTATTAAAACTCGCACGAGCCCAGTTGAAGGTTCAATTGAGACTATTGCACCTTCAAGTTCTCCCTTTGCTTGTTTTTTGACTACTTCTTTTGCTTTTTGTTGCCAATCCAAATTAAGACTTGTATGAATTGTAAGACCTCCAATTTCAAGCTGATCTTTACTAATTAGAAATGGTAATTCTTGCAGAACCCAACCAGAAAAGTACGGTGCAAGACTATTAAAATACTTAGGTGTAGAGGGGCTTAACTGTAGTGGAGAATTTAGTGCACTTTTAAATTCATTTTGAGAAATAAAACCTTCAAGTCGCATCCTTTCTAAAACAATGTCTCGACGTTTGATTGCTAATTGAGGGCTGACAAGTGGAGAGAATAATGACGGAGCAGGAGCCAGTCCAGCAATTAGTGCTATTTCATCTGTATCTAGTTGATCTGGAGTCTTCGAGAAATATATCCATGACGCATCTGCTATCCCATATGCGCCTGAACCCAAGTAGACCTTGTTAAGGTACTCTTCCAGGATTTCGTCTTTCGTTAATTGACGCTCTAATTTGAAGGCAAGAGCAGCTTCTTTTATTTTTCTTTTAATGCTTTGATCCTGTTTTAGGAAAACTATGCGAGCTAACTGTTGGGTGATAGTACTTCCACCTTCATGTACGGCTCTTTGATTTAGGTTTGTTTTTATTGCTCTACTAATACTCCAAAAGTCAACTCCATTATGTTTGTAGAAACGTCTATCCTCAGATGCTATGAATGCATTTTTG encodes:
- a CDS encoding PBP1A family penicillin-binding protein, with the translated sequence MINGFLRWFLIASSSIILGSVVAISEKSIIQRIDATLAEAKKVLTFSRPGTITLLSTNGIVIQKLGHVTREKINFENIPIKIKNAFIASEDRRFYKHNGVDFWSISRAIKTNLNQRAVHEGGSTITQQLARIVFLKQDQSIKRKIKEAALAFKLERQLTKDEILEEYLNKVYLGSGAYGIADASWIYFSKTPDQLDTDEIALIAGLAPAPSLFSPLVSPQLAIKRRDIVLERMRLEGFISQNEFKSALNSPLQLSPSTPKYFNSLAPYFSGWVLQELPFLISKDQLEIGGLTIHTSLNLDWQQKAKEVVKKQAKGELEGAIVSIEPSTGLVRVLIGGKDFESNEFNRATQALRSPGSTFKIITYAAALNKGYKPNDIVEDEPKCWDDYCPKNFDNEYLGEVSLSDSFKYSLNTVAVYLLDQVGFDEVISIANKLGIGKESRLEKYYPLAIGVFEETVINMTAAYAAIANRGIYMKPTPFEKIIGPEGTIIWERDKNGSEGRIAVSYHIAETLTKMLTKVVNEGTGRPAIIKDIDVAGKTGTSEGARDVWFIGSLPKLTTGVWFGHDNNQETNNSSGKAAYAWRTLMRSIMLNDSMRNPAIREDFN